A single genomic interval of Streptococcus suis harbors:
- a CDS encoding IS110 family transposase, translating to MFHFTTLFIGMDVHKESFSLCYYDMMANQFKHSTKVGPNVSYIVNYVNELRRLYGQDAEVLCGYEAGCLGFTLYHQLQAHGIPCIVMAPTTVMKEGSKRVKTDKKDAAQLAKALAFRSYRPVHIPTVEDEQVKEYIRMRTDHKVALKKIKQQILAFCLRHDFRYTEGSSNWTQKHVRWLRSLKPEGLYAEILTEYLLTYEKLVDQIERYDARIEQLGQSDSYQEKVSRLSCFIGIKTLTALSIVTEIGDFNRFATAQHFASYLGLTPSENSSGDKERRGAITKAGNSHVRRLLIEAAQSLAKGTIGYKSKELKRRQSGNRVEVIAYADKANERLRRRYRTLVLGKNKKQNVAKTAIARELSGFIWGMMTGRIA from the coding sequence ATGTTTCATTTTACCACACTTTTCATCGGAATGGATGTTCACAAAGAAAGTTTTTCACTCTGCTATTATGATATGATGGCGAATCAATTCAAACATAGCACTAAAGTTGGTCCAAATGTTAGCTATATTGTGAACTATGTGAATGAGCTTCGTCGTTTATATGGTCAAGATGCAGAAGTGTTATGTGGCTACGAAGCCGGATGTCTTGGATTTACCCTATATCACCAGCTACAAGCTCACGGGATCCCCTGTATCGTGATGGCGCCTACAACGGTGATGAAGGAAGGATCTAAGCGTGTTAAGACTGATAAAAAAGATGCAGCTCAGCTCGCAAAAGCTCTGGCCTTTCGTAGCTATCGGCCTGTTCATATTCCTACTGTTGAGGATGAACAAGTCAAAGAATATATCCGCATGAGAACAGACCACAAAGTGGCTCTGAAGAAAATCAAACAACAAATTCTTGCCTTCTGTCTCCGACATGATTTTCGCTATACCGAGGGAAGCAGTAATTGGACACAGAAACATGTTCGCTGGCTCCGTTCCCTAAAACCTGAGGGACTTTACGCAGAGATTTTGACAGAATATCTATTGACCTATGAGAAATTAGTAGATCAAATAGAACGGTATGATGCACGAATTGAGCAACTGGGTCAAAGCGACAGTTACCAAGAGAAGGTCTCACGGCTTTCTTGCTTTATTGGCATTAAAACACTAACTGCTCTTTCCATTGTGACAGAAATCGGTGATTTTAATCGCTTTGCGACAGCTCAACATTTTGCTTCTTATCTTGGGCTAACTCCTAGCGAAAATTCTAGCGGCGACAAGGAGAGAAGAGGTGCTATCACCAAAGCTGGGAATAGCCATGTGAGACGACTTCTGATAGAAGCTGCACAATCATTGGCTAAGGGGACGATTGGGTATAAATCCAAAGAATTGAAAAGGAGACAAAGTGGAAACCGAGTGGAGGTGATTGCTTATGCGGATAAGGCTAATGAACGCTTAAGAAGACGTTATCGCACACTTGTTCTAGGAAAAAATAAGAAACAAAATGTTGCTAAAACAGCTATTGCACGAGAATTGTCTGGTTTTATTTGGGGGATGATGACAGGAAGAATAGCTTGA
- a CDS encoding sugar transferase: protein MKVHITNLYGQSPLSVALMAQNMVADIAKKLDIKEIGIYSFNADGESVENLAIRFDGMNAAVGNGDVIIFQAPSWNGTHFDHEYLKRLRIYSGIKIVIFIHDIPPLMFSSNFYLMEKTIEMYNMADLIIAPSQKMLDLLYQHGLRVTNTLLQNMWDHKTDIWLEKPAFHRVVNFTGNPQRFHFVDDWQFATPLNLFAPEYYPTKPNNVAYKGWKYSLSLLQELNKNGGFGLVWSQGEDAEYYNLNVSYKLSTYIAAGLPVIAPRSLSNAHYISEYKLGFLVDSLEEANAIVSTITEEEYRSLLDSLWNFRELITKGYFAQKLLTDAVHQVMI from the coding sequence GCAAAAAAATTAGATATCAAGGAAATCGGAATTTATAGTTTCAATGCCGATGGCGAAAGCGTTGAAAATCTGGCTATTCGATTTGATGGCATGAACGCTGCTGTAGGAAATGGCGATGTTATCATCTTCCAAGCACCTAGCTGGAACGGTACCCACTTTGACCATGAATACCTCAAACGTCTGAGAATTTATTCTGGCATAAAAATTGTCATCTTTATCCATGATATTCCACCACTCATGTTCAGCTCCAACTTCTACCTGATGGAAAAGACCATTGAGATGTATAATATGGCTGACTTGATTATCGCCCCTTCACAGAAAATGCTAGACCTGCTCTACCAGCACGGACTCAGGGTTACCAATACTCTCTTACAGAATATGTGGGATCATAAAACAGATATATGGTTAGAAAAACCTGCCTTTCACCGTGTTGTCAACTTCACAGGAAATCCGCAACGTTTCCACTTTGTTGACGACTGGCAGTTTGCAACACCGCTCAATCTCTTTGCGCCAGAATATTACCCAACCAAACCCAACAACGTGGCCTACAAAGGTTGGAAATACAGTCTCAGCCTACTCCAAGAATTAAATAAAAATGGTGGCTTTGGTCTTGTCTGGTCACAAGGAGAGGATGCAGAATACTACAATCTCAACGTTTCTTACAAATTAAGCACCTACATCGCAGCAGGTCTACCTGTCATTGCCCCACGTAGCCTTTCCAATGCCCACTATATTTCCGAATACAAGCTGGGCTTCCTTGTCGATAGTCTGGAAGAAGCCAATGCCATCGTTTCCACTATCACTGAGGAAGAATACCGTTCCCTCCTTGATTCTCTTTGGAATTTCCGAGAACTGATTACGAAGGGCTACTTTGCTCAAAAGCTACTGACTGATGCGGTTCATCAGGTTATGATTTAG
- a CDS encoding glycosyltransferase family 2 protein produces the protein MDDLISVIVPVYNVEKYLSQCLESIINQTYKNIEILLINDASTDNSKQICQHYAQLDSRIKLFNKPENRGVSDSRNWGIENCVGEYIIFIDSDDYIEYNFIEKLYEVSISEYADIVVGEYYRYIENQGNFLIHVHNIIKEELSKHDCIDKIFLAHTDIFNFPVAKLIKKNLFFND, from the coding sequence ATGGACGATTTAATTTCAGTTATCGTTCCCGTCTACAATGTGGAAAAATATTTATCACAATGTTTGGAAAGCATCATCAATCAAACTTATAAAAATATAGAAATACTCTTAATAAATGATGCTTCTACCGATAACAGTAAACAAATCTGTCAGCACTATGCCCAGTTAGACAGTCGAATTAAACTATTCAATAAACCTGAAAACAGAGGAGTGTCTGATTCTCGAAACTGGGGAATTGAAAACTGTGTGGGTGAGTATATTATCTTTATTGATAGCGACGATTACATCGAATACAACTTTATAGAAAAATTATACGAAGTATCTATATCTGAATATGCCGATATTGTGGTTGGGGAATATTATCGCTATATCGAAAATCAAGGAAACTTTCTCATCCATGTACACAATATCATTAAAGAAGAATTATCCAAACATGATTGTATAGATAAAATATTTCTTGCTCATACAGATATTTTTAATTTTCCTGTTGCTAAGCTCATTAAGAAAAATCTATTTTTTAATGACTGA
- a CDS encoding glycosyltransferase family 2 protein: MEKPLISIIVPIYNVENYLRQCLDSIIGQTYQNLEILLIDDASTDSSVTICQEYQARDERIYLLKKTCNSGLANSRNLGIENMTGDFVTFVDSDDYLETTFIEDLFTQLTLHEADIVIGEYYGFDENNGIYYIHSQEVRTEVLTIENYFSHLLTVGTITFLTAWGKLFRSHLFTSKEHNRYIRFPNVRVAEDRYTTHLLVLNSHKTVYYSKNLYCYRKRKGSLSDAPCSPVNTLNDIKGYETLIIDMLLAGLDPSLAVDCYKQRLLYHQQQHLTHKVTENDTYRYILQKLGFQS; encoded by the coding sequence ATGGAAAAGCCACTTATTTCAATTATTGTCCCCATCTATAACGTGGAAAACTATCTCAGGCAATGTTTAGATAGTATTATTGGTCAAACCTACCAAAACCTAGAAATTCTTCTCATTGATGACGCCTCGACAGATAGTAGCGTAACCATTTGTCAAGAATACCAAGCACGAGATGAGCGGATTTATTTGCTAAAAAAAACATGCAACTCTGGTCTAGCAAATTCACGAAATTTAGGTATCGAAAATATGACTGGTGACTTTGTCACCTTTGTGGATAGCGACGACTACCTCGAAACAACATTCATCGAGGATCTGTTTACACAACTTACCCTCCATGAGGCTGATATCGTCATTGGAGAATACTATGGTTTCGATGAAAACAATGGCATCTACTATATCCATTCTCAAGAAGTGAGGACAGAAGTATTGACGATTGAAAACTATTTTTCACATTTATTGACTGTGGGCACTATTACCTTCTTAACTGCTTGGGGCAAATTGTTCCGTAGTCACTTATTTACTTCAAAAGAACACAATAGATACATTCGCTTTCCGAATGTGAGAGTAGCGGAAGACAGGTATACGACACATTTACTTGTCCTCAACAGTCATAAAACAGTCTATTATTCTAAAAATCTCTATTGCTACCGAAAAAGAAAGGGAAGTCTTTCAGACGCCCCTTGTTCCCCTGTTAATACATTAAATGATATCAAAGGCTACGAAACCTTGATTATTGACATGCTTCTTGCTGGTCTTGACCCTAGCCTTGCCGTGGATTGCTACAAACAGCGTCTCTTATATCACCAACAGCAGCACTTGACTCACAAGGTAACCGAAAATGATACTTACCGGTATATCCTACAAAAATTAGGGTTTCAATCCTAA
- a CDS encoding acyltransferase: protein MKRKLPINYLGQFYNLELEEHADIQVDDGIIAKNFCSFEVKNYATLRIGKQVFFNSSCVLRCMEKVTIGDYCLFGDGVKIYDNNHHYSHHHVEALSFSTAPIHIGNHCWVGANSVILKGVTIGDNVIIGAGCTIYKDVPANTIVTSTGSMAYRPRPQYDKQVTTFTASDTLEHLEYLVTSLPDIAFNILAGTHISPHLNSFRRFSNVNIYSNINDSELEDEILDRTSIYLDINHWWEVKDILNRCQQKQIPIYSFDTVAHQPELTNTMISSNHPKEMVQAIQDFLKERDT, encoded by the coding sequence ATGAAACGTAAACTACCAATCAATTATTTAGGCCAATTCTATAATTTAGAACTTGAAGAACATGCTGATATTCAGGTTGATGATGGAATTATTGCCAAAAACTTTTGTAGCTTCGAGGTCAAGAATTATGCCACATTACGAATCGGCAAGCAGGTCTTTTTTAACTCCTCCTGTGTTCTAAGATGTATGGAGAAAGTTACCATCGGTGACTATTGTCTGTTTGGTGACGGAGTCAAAATTTACGATAACAACCATCACTACTCCCATCACCATGTTGAAGCGCTCTCTTTCAGCACTGCACCTATTCATATCGGCAATCATTGTTGGGTCGGAGCTAATTCTGTTATCCTAAAGGGGGTGACCATCGGTGACAATGTGATCATCGGAGCTGGATGTACCATCTATAAGGATGTCCCTGCTAATACTATCGTGACCTCAACTGGAAGTATGGCCTACCGACCACGACCACAATATGACAAACAGGTCACAACCTTTACGGCATCCGATACTCTGGAACACTTGGAATACCTAGTTACTTCCCTGCCTGATATTGCTTTCAATATCTTGGCTGGAACCCATATCTCTCCTCATCTCAATAGTTTTCGTCGATTTAGCAATGTCAATATCTATAGCAATATCAACGATTCTGAACTGGAAGATGAGATTTTGGATCGAACGTCTATCTATCTGGACATCAATCACTGGTGGGAAGTCAAAGACATCCTCAACCGCTGTCAGCAAAAACAAATCCCCATCTATAGTTTTGATACTGTCGCCCATCAACCAGAGCTAACAAATACCATGATTTCGAGTAACCATCCGAAAGAAATGGTGCAGGCTATTCAAGACTTTTTAAAAGAAAGGGATACCTAA